The genomic stretch AAGAACCTTATCGGCGCGACTGGGCGATGGGCAAGGTCAACCTGCACGCCAGCAACTTCGTCCAAAACCGCTGCGCCCAGGTGGAGCATTTAAGCGGCGCGATGGCAGAACGGCCCATCGTCGTTTCCCCCTATGATGCCGAGCTTTTCGGTCACTGGTGGTACGAAGGCCCCGATTTTCTAGAGGCGGTGTTGCGCCGGATGGCTTCCCCTGATTCCCCTGTCGTGGCCTCGACGCCGCGCCGCTACCGGGAAGCCCATGGAGCCGGGCCGGCGGGGCGCATCGCCTTCAGCACCTGGGGTGAAGACGGCTTCGGCAAGGTGTGGCTCAGTGTGGAGAACGATTGGGTCTACCGGCACCTGCACCGGGCCGAAAGAGAGATGGTCGCCTTGGCCCAGGCCTTTCCCAAAGCCGAAGGCGACATCAGGCGCGCCTTGAACCAGGCAGCGAGGGAGCTGATGCTCGCCCAGTCGAGTGACTGGCCTTTTATCATGTACACGGGAACGACGGTGCAATACGCCACCTGCCGGTTCGAGGAACATCTCCAACTCTTTTGGTCTCTGGCCCGCTCCCTGAGAGAGGGCAAGGTCGATCAGGCAGCCCTTGCCGAGGCAAAGTGGAAGCACCCGCTCTTCAGCGACATCGATTATCTCGATTATGTCCGCTCCAACCGTTCCTTTGCCAAGACACCTGCCGCCCAGGCAGTTCCCTTCGTTAAGGCGGAACCGGTCTGGATGCTGACCTGGGAGTACCCGCCCCGGGTGGTGGGCGGACTGGGACGGGCCGTGGCCGACCTGAGCAAGGCTCTCGTCGCCCGGGGTGTGCCCGTTACCGTGTTCACCTGTGCCGTCCCTGGTTGCGTCGACCGCGAAGTTGTCGACGGCGTGACGGTCATCCGCCTGCCTGTTCCCGGAGCTCCCCAGGAAGCCGGTTTCTTCGATTGGGTCTATCGCTTCAATAGGGCCCTTCTGACCGGGGTGACGGCGGAAGCAGGTTCGGGGCTGCCTTCGATCATTCACGCCCATGACTGGCTGGTCGGCTTGGCGGCCCGGGAGATCCGCAGTAAAATTGATGTTCCTCTTGTCGTCACGATCCACGCGACAGAGCACGGGCGCCAGCGCGGCCTCTGGAACGACCTGCAGCGCAGCATCCATCGGGCCGAAGCGGAACTGGTGGCCGCCGCTGACGGCCTGATCGCCTGTTCTGATTATATGACCCGCGAGGTCTCCCTCCTCTTTGACGCTCCTTGGGCAGAGATCTGCACCATCGCGAACGGCGTCGATCCGGCCAACGTGGCGCCCCTTCCCGGCGAGGGCAAGCCTATCGAGGCTTTTTGCCAGTCCGGTGAAGAGCTGATTTTTCATGTGGGACGATTGGTGACGGAAAAAGGCTCGCCGGTCCTGGTGGAGGCGATGCCGTCGGTGCTGCGTCGTCGCCCGCAGGCGCGTCTGGTCATCGCCGGCAAAGGCCCCCTGCTGGAGACCTTAAAGAAGCGGGCATCCGACCTGGGTGTCAGTGAGAAGATCACCTTTGCCGGTTTTGTCGACGACAACAGCCGCAACCGCCTGCTCACCTCGGCTGATGTGGCTGTCTTTCCCAGCCTCTACGAACCCTTCGGCATCGTGGCGCTCGAAGCGATGGCGGCGGGAACGCCGGTCATCGTCGGCGATACCGGCGGGCTTGGAGAGATCATCCGCCACGGGCAGAACGGTCTCAAGGTTCCGCCGGGTGACGCCGAGGCCTTGGCGGACGCTATTATTCAGGTTCTGGCTGATCGCGACGGGGCGGCGGCCATGGTCCGCGAGGCCTTGCGGGAGGTCGATGAGCGCTACGGATGGGATACCATCGCCGAACAGACGGTCGCCCTTTACCGGCGAGCCACCGTCAAGCGGCTAACCTCCGGCGCTGTCAGTGAGGCAGCAGGCTAGGATTCCTGCGCCTCTCCAGAGGATTTCTGCCGCGCTGTGTCTAACTGGATGATACCGAGGGTCCTTTCATCACTGTAGGGGAAAGGCGGGTTCATACCCGGTGGCCATTGGCGGCAATCGCAAAAAAAGCAACCCCTGGGGAGACAGGCCTCCCTTGGGGTCGGACTTATTGGAACAGTTGCGGCAAGAGCGATCATCGGCGACCGGGGGAGCGCGCGCCATCGGCGCCCTCCCCGAATCGCCTGAGTCTGCGCCATCGCCGGCGATCAGCCGCCGCAGAATGTTTTGGGGCGCCTTCGCGGCGGTTACCGCCGGCCTGGCAGGCTTCTTCGGCAGCCGCCAACTGAACGCCGAAAAGCCGGTTCTGGTCGAGTCGCCGGCCGTGGTGTTGCCCGAACGGCGGCTTGACCTGGGACGGATGCGCAGCCATGTGGCACTGCTGGCGCAACCGGATTGGCAGGGACGCCTTGCCGGCAGCCGCGGTGCCCTCCAGGCCGGCGAGTATATAGCCCAACTGTGGGAAAAGTGGGGAATCGAGCCGAGAGGGGAAGGGGGAACCTATTTCCAAACCTTCCCCGTTCCGTCGTTTTCCTTGACGAATGTGAACGGCCGCATGCGCCTCCTGCCTCGAGCCGGGGAAGGGGGTACGGCTGATAACCTGATCGGGTTCATCCCCGGGCGGGATCCCCGGCTGCGCAACAAAGTTGTGGCCCTTTCAGCCCATTATGATCACCTGGGCGCCTGGGATGGGGCGGTGTACCCCGGCGCCAACGACAACGCCTCTGGGGTGGCTGTCTTGTTGGAGATCGCCTGCGCTGCCGTCAAGACGCCGCCGCGCTGCAGCCTCGCTTTTTTCTTGTTTTCCGGTGAAGAGGGCGGGCTGCTGGGGTCAAAGCATTACGCAGAACACCCGACGATTCCGCTGGAGGATATGATCGGCCTGATCAACCTGGACACGGTCGGCAACGGCGACGAGCGCGACTTCATCTGCTGGATTCCCGAAGAGTATCCCTGGCTGTCTTACCTGGACGAGGCGGGTAAGGCGGCTGGAGTGCGGCTGTATCCCCAGGAGCATGGTGGTCACAACAGCGATCACCAGCCCTTTGTCGACAAGGGGGTGGCGGCGATCACTGTGCTGTCGGCCAGCTGGTTGGAGGGGAACCACACGCCCCAGGATGGGCTCAGCCTGATCCGCCCGGAGAAGCTGGCGCGGATCGCCGAGTGGAGCTGGCGGGCGATATACAACTTGGCTGAGACAGCAGGGAGAAGGGGCGGATAAAAAATGGAACGCTATATCAAACAGATCCGTTTTGGCGCCTTCGGGGAAGCGGGACAGCGTCGATTGGTCCAATCGACGGTGCTGGTCGCCGGCGTGGGTGCTCTGGGGACTCATCTTGCCAACACCCTTGCCAGGGCCGGTGTGGGAAAATTGGTGCTGGTCGATCGCGATTTTGTCGAATTGTCGAACCTGCAGCGCCAGATCCTTTACGATGAGGCGGATGCGGCAGCCATGGCTCCCAAAGCGGTGGCGGCCAAGCAGAAGCTGCAAGCCATCAACAGTGAGATCCAGGTCGAAGCCATTGTGGCCGACATCCACTGGGCCAACCTGCCGCAACTGCTGGACGGGGTAGACCTTGTCCTTGACGGCAGCGACAACTTTGACCTGCGCTATCTGCTCAATGACGCCTGTGTGCAAGCAGGCATCCCCTGGATTTACGGCGGTGTAACGGGCGCCCACGGTATGGCCATGGTCGTCCGTCCCGGACAGGGGCCGTGCCTTCGTTGCCTGATCCCTTCGCCGCCGCCGCCCGGAGCGGCGCCCACCTGTGACATGGTCGGCATCCTGGCGCCGGCGATCCAGATGATCACGGCTTTTCAGGCCGTCGAAGCGATGAAGCTCCTGGCCGGACGGGAGGACGAACTGGCTGGCGGGCTCTTTTCCGTCGACCTCTGGAACAGCCGCTATGACCTGATCGACCTGACCGCGGCGCGCCGGGACGATTGTCCGGCCTGCAGCCGCCGGGACTTTCCCTTCCTCGCTGGTCGGGAGGAGATGCAGGCGACTCCGCTCTGCGGTTCCAATGCCGTTCAGATCACGCCGGCCCGGCCGGCCGAACTGGACTTGGAGGCCATGTCGGAACGACTTTCGGGCGCCGGGAAGGTGGAGGTCACGCCCTACCTGCTCCGGTTTGCCTCGGCTGAAGGCGAGATGGTGCTCTTTCGCGACGGACGGGCGATGATCCGGGGGACCCAGGATCCGGTCAAGGCGAAGGCAGTCTATATGCGCTTCATCGGCGCGTAAAGGCGGGTTTCGGCACGGCTCCGAACAGATCCGATAAATCATGGCTTTGTAATATAGAAATCATTTGAACCTAAGAATCAATGGGAGCAACGGGGGAATGACGGCCTTGGACTGGATTGTGGGGATCACGGGAGCGAGCGGCTCTATTTACGGCCTGCGGCTGATCGAGGCGATGCAGGATCTGGGGATGGGTCTCCACCTCGTCGTTTCCGAGGCAGGCGAGCGCGTTCTCCGGGAAGAGACAGGCAAGTCCTTGGCCGAGGTCGCAGCAGGGTGCCGCCTTCATGATGTGCGAGATGTAGGGGCCGCTATCGCCTCCGGTTCCTTCCCGGCGGCAGGCATGATTGTCATCCCCTGTTCGATGCACACGGTGGCCGCCATGGCCCTCGGTCTCGCCGACAATCTGCTTACCCGTGCAGCCGATGTGACGCTGAAAGAGGGACGGCCGCTGATCGTCGTCCCTCGGGAGACGCCGCTGCACCTGATCCACTTAGAAAACTTGCGGCGCCTCGCCCAGGCGGGAGCGAGGATCGTTCCGGCCATGCCGGCTTTCTATCACCGTCCGACGACGATGAACGAATTGGTCGACTTCGTGGTAGGGAAGGTTCTCGATCAGGCGGGTATTGCACACCAGCTATTCAAGCGATGGGGAGAGACGGAATAAGCGCCAAAAGGCATAGGACTTGAGGGACTCCGGGGCAGGACCGGGGTCCTTTTTTCATCTTCACCCTAATTTTTCCTCAAACTAGGCAGGAAAAAGGGGCGATACGTGGAATGAAGTGGTGTGCAGTGGTAGAAAAGTGGTTTAAAGTGGTGGAACGCGCCGATGTTCATGGGGGAATACCAGCATGCCATCGATCCGAAAGGCCGGTTGTTCATGCCGGCCCGCTTGCGGGAGTCCCTGGGTGAGGCTTTTGTGGCCACCAAGGGGCTCGATGGCTGTTTGTTCGTATACCCTAAGGAAGAGTGGAAACGGCTCGAAGAAAAGCTGAAGGCGCTCCCCTTCACGCGGGCCGACGCCCGGGCTTTTCAACGATTCTTCTTCTCCGGCGCCGGCGAATGTGAAGTGGATAAGCAGGGGAGAATACTGGTTCCCGCTCACCTGCGCGAACATGCGGCCTTGGAAAAAGATGTGGTCATCATCGGCGCCGGCGCTCGCGTGGAGATCTGGAGCCGGGAACGTTGGAGCAAGTATAACGAGAAAGCGGCGCCATCCTATGAAGAGGTGGCCGAGAAACTGATCGACTTTGACCTGTAGGTTGACCGGGCCGGCTTTCGGCGACAGGTCGCTGAGCACTGGACGGAGGTTGCCCCATGGTTTTTCATCACATCCCTGTGTTGTTGCATCAGGTGTTGGAGGTGCTTAAGCCGCGTCCCGAAGGTGTCTACCTAGACGGAACGGTGGGCGGCGGCGGTCACAGCGCGGCAATATTGCAGAAGCTATCAGGACGAGGGAGGGTGATCGGACTTGATCAGGACCCGGCAGCCCTTGCGGCAGCCGGGCGTAAGCTGGCCTCCTTCGGCGACCGGGTCACGCTGGTGCGGTCCAATTTCCGCCACATCGGTGCTGTCGTCGCTGAACTGGGTCTTACGGGGAAAATCGACGGGATCCTGCTCGATATCGGCGTTTCTTCCCACCAACTGGATGAGGCGGAACGAGGGTTTACCTACCGGATGGATGCTCCCCTTGACATGCGGATGAACCCTGAGAGCGCACTGACAGCGTCCAAATTGCTCAATGAAGCGCCTGAAGGGGAGATCGCTCGCATCCTCCGCGACTATGGTGAAGAGCGGTGGGCGAAACGGATCGCCCAGTTTATCGTGAAGCGCCGTGCCCTACAACCCCTGGAGCGGACGGGCGAACTGGTCGATATCATCCGCGCCGCCATCCCGGCGGCGGCCCGCCAGGAAGGGGGGCATCCGGCGAAGCGGACCTTTCAAGCCTTGCGGATCGCTGTCAACGATGAACTGGGGGCGCTGGAAGAGGCCTTGCCTGCGGCGTTGGAGGCCCTCGCGCCTGGCGGCCGGCTGGCCGTGATCAGCTTCCATTCTTTGGAGGATCGCATCGTCAAGAGCTTTTTTGCAGAACAGGCGAGAGGTTGCCTTTGCCCCCCTGATTTCCCTGTCTGTGCCTGTGGAAACCGGCCGAAGGTGAAGATCATCACCAAAAAACCGCTGGTCGGCTCCGACGAGGAGATGCGAGCAAATCCCCGCGCTCAGAGCGCCAAGCTGAGAGCGGCTGAGAAAATCAGATAAGCGGGTCGTTCTAGAGGACGAGGAGGTAGCATAGGTTGAAACAAGCCACCGCCCCTGTGATCGACCATTTCGAGGATGTACGGCCGGCAACGCCTCCGCCTGAAGCGCCGAAAGTCGTTCCGAAAGTGAAGGTCAGCGGAAGAAGCAAGCGTCAGGCCGTCATCGCCGCAATTCTGGTGATGGCCTGCGGGCTCGCCGTCGTTTCGCAGTACGCCGCTGTGGCCTTCGAGGCCAAGACGGTGAACCAGTTGCGATCCGAATTGACGAAAGAGAAAAATGCCTTGGACCACCTGCGGGTAGATGTGAACCGGCTTAAATCGTTGGAACGCGTGGAAGCGGTGGCAACGAGCAAGTTGGGCATGCAGAGGCCAAAGTATGAAAAGGTGCTCGCCATCTCTGCGGTGACCGGGTCTGCCAAGGCCGGGGCGACGCTTGTGGCGACTGACACAAGCCAGGGAGAGGAGAAACCTGGTGAGGACAGAACACAAACGGCGGCGGCTGATCCGGAACAGGCGCCTGTGGGCGATAACCCCTTCGCCGCCGCCGTGACGCGCTTCTTTCAACGCATCACCTTCGGCATGCTCTGATCTGAGGCTCGAAGCCCCCTTGCCCTTGATGAGAAATTGATCCTATAATGGTAGGCGTGGAAGGTCGGGTCCCTGTGTCCAGGCGGTTCCTCCCGGGATTGACCTGGGAGGTTTTGGTTTTTATGGAAATAAGGGGAGGATAATGTGTTTGCCACACCGGTACAGGTGCGTAAACGAACGACACAGGTTTTCCTGTTTTTCACCGTACTGGTCGGCATCCTGATCCTACGTCTCTTTTGGGTTCAGGTCGTTAACGGTGCCTTTTACTCGGCCAAGGCCGAGGAGGTTCGCCTGCGTGCTCTGCCGGTGGAAGCAAAACGGGGAACCATTTACGATCGCAACATGAATTCGCTCGCCGTGTCGGTGAGCGTTGATTCTGTCGTCGCCAACCCGCGAGAGGTGAATGGTTCGGAACGGGGGAGAGAGATTGCCGCCGAACTGGCACGCGTTCTCGAGCTGGATCAGGAACGGGTGTTCAAGCTGATCACGCAGCCGGACGTGGGCTTCGTCTGGGTCAAACGGAAAGTGGAACCTGATAAGATCGAGCAGCTGCGTAACTCGCCAGTCAAGCTGACCGGCATCAGCTATATCCCGGAAAGCAAGCGCTATTACGAAAAGGGCAAACTGGCCTCGCACATCTTGGGGATCACCGATACGGACGCCCGAGGCCTGGAGGGGCTTGAACTGTACTTTGACCAGGATCTGCGCGGTCTGCCGGGCAAGCTGGTGGCCGAGTATGACGCCCGCAACCGCGAAATGCCCCAGGCCGAACACGTCTTTATACGCCCTGTCGACGGGCATAGCCTCGTGTTGACCATCGATGAGACGGTCCAGTACATCGTAGAACGGGAACTGGATAAGCTCGAACGAGAACGAAAGCCCAAAGGCGCCACCATCATCGTCATGGACGTGAAGACCGGCCGCATCCTGGGCATGTCGAACCGTCCCACCTTTGATCCCAATGACCGTGGCAAGTATCCCGATTCTGCCCGCCGCAGCCGGGCGATCAGCGACGCCTATGAGCCCGGTTCCACCTTCAAGATCATCACCGCCAGCGCCGCCCTGGAAGAGGGCGCCGTCAAGGAATCGGATCGCTTTTTTGACCCCGGCTACGCGATCGTCGGTGACCGCCGCGTGCGCTGCTGGAAAGACGGCGGCCACGGCGCCCAGAGCTTTACCGAGGTGGTTCAAAACTCCTGTAACCCGGGCTTCATCCAGATCGGCATGAATCTCGGTCTCCCCAAGTTTTACAACTACCTGAGGGCTTTCGGCTTCGGCCAGCCGACAGGGATCACCCTGAACGGGGAGGCAGCGGGCATCCTGGTGCCGGAGAAGACGGCTAAGCCGATCGACCTGGCCACCATGTCTATCGGTCAGGCGAATGCCGTTACACCGATTCAGCTGATCACCGCTGTGTCGGCGGTGGCCAACGGCGGGAAACTGATGAAGCCTCAACTGGTCGAGAAGATCCTCGACGCCCAGGGTTCGGTGATCAAGACCTTCGAGCCTGAGGTCGTCCGTCAGGTCGTATCCAAGGAGACGGCAGAAAAGGTCAACCTGATCCTGGAGAAGGTCGTATCCAAGGGGACGGGCATTAACGCCTACATTGAGGGCCACCGCGTGGGCGGCAAAACGGGCACGGCCCAGAAGATCAAGCCCGGCGGCGGTTACATGGAGGGCGAGTATGTGGCGTCTTTTGTCGGCATCGCCCCGGCCAACGATCCAGTCATCGCCTGTCTCGTCGTTGTCGATGCGCCGCAGGGAGAGCCTCATTTCGGCGGCTTGGTGGCGGCGCCTATCTTCAAGGCCGTCGTGGCCGATGTGCTGCGCCACCTGGGGATTCAGCCCCAGGTCCTTCCCGGTGAGGTGCCGGCGGTCGCTGCAGACGGTTTGAAGGAAATCGCAGTCCCGCAGGTGACCGGTCTCAGCGAAGAGGAAGCGGAGCAGCGGGTGATGCGCGTCGGATTGAGCGTCGCGACGGAAGGCTTCGGCGTCCGTGTCGTCAATCAGTCTCCTCAACCCGGTGCCAAGGTGGCGCCCCAGACTGCGGTCATCCTTTACCTCGGCGACGATGAAAAGGCGGCCCGAGCTGCACCAGGGGAAGAAGTGATCTGCCCCGACGTGACGGGAAAAGGGATCAAACAGGCTGGCGATCTGTTGGCTAAAGCGGGTCTCTCCTTTGAACCGGTCGGGAGCGGTCTGGCGAAAGGGCAGAGCGTCAAGGGCGGCCGCAAGGTGCCGGTGGGGACGGTGGTTCGCGTCGAATTTGCGCCCGTCGACGAAAGCGGTCCTTGAGGGGTAGTCAGCGCGGAAAGCCTATATATCAAAGGGCGTCGCGGTTGAAAATAATCTGTAATGGTAATGATGATTAGTAACAAATAGAAATTTTCATGGTTTGCCGCCGGCTTTTTGCCGGCTTGACGCTGATCGGCGTAAGGAGGGAAGCCCCTTGGAACTGATACACATCCTTGCAGATATTGAGGTATGCGACATCCGTCTATCCGGGAATAGTGCAACTAAACCGCTCGCCGTCGCAGCCGGAGAAAAGCTGCTTTTCGGACAGAAAATCTCGGGGCTCGCCTATGACTCCCGGCGGGTGCAGCCGGGTTTTCTCTTTTTTTGCGTACCCGGTCAAAAGACGGACGGCCACCGCTTTGCCGCTGATGCTGTCGGGCGCGGCGCTGCGGCCTTGGTGGTGGAACGCTATGTGGATGTCGATGCGCTCCAGATTCGTGTACCTTCAACGCGGAAAAGCATGGCTCAGGCTGCGCGTGTTTTTTATGGCAGCCCGTCATCTCGGATGTTGATGGTCGGGGTGACCGGCACGAACGGCAAGACGACGACGACCCACCTTGTGGAGGCGATTCTCGTCGCCCAAGGACGCCGGGTCGGATTGATCGGCACAAACGGCAATCGTCTGGGCGACAAGGCCTGGCCGGCCCAACATACGACGCCCGAATCGCTCGACCTGCAGGCTTTGCTTGCTGAGATGGCCGATGAGGGGGCCGACGCGGTCGTCATGGAGGTATCCTCTCATGCTCTCGACCAGCTGCGGGTGCTGGGCGTCGATTTCGATCTGGCCCTCTTCACCAACCTGACACAAGACCACCTCGATTACCACGAGACACTGGAGCGGTACCGGGACGCGAAGGGGATGCTTTTTCGCGCGCTTACAGGTGAGATGAAGGGCGGCAAAGGGGCGAGTTCTCCAGGATCGGCTCCTGAAGCGACAACCCTGCAGGGGGTGCCGAAAAGGGCGATCATCAACGCTGATGATCCCAACGCCGGATTTTTCATCGCGGCCAGCGCGGCGCCGGTGATCACCTACGGCATCGAGGCCGATGCCATGATCAAGGGGCGTGACTGGGCGGTCACACCGCACGGCCTGACCTGCGACGTCCTTTACCCGGGCGGGGAGGTTCGCCTGAATCTGCAACTGACGGGACGGTTCAACCTTTCTAACGCCTTGGCTGCTTTTGCTGCCGGCTGGGCCGTCGGGATCGACCCCGAGGCGATCGCCGCCGCTCTGGGCGCGGTGACAGGCGTGGCAGGGCGGTTCGAGCGGATCGACCTGGGACAGCCCTTCAGTGTCATCGTCGACTACGCCCATACACCGGACGGTTTAGAAAATGTGCTTGTTACCGCCCGGGCGTTGGCCCGAGGACGGGTCATCACCGTCTTCGGTTGCGGCGGAGACCGGGACCGGACGAAGCGGCCGAAGATGGGTGCAGTTGTGGCCCGCCTCAGCGATGTGGCCATCGTCACCTCTGACAAC from Heliomicrobium modesticaldum Ice1 encodes the following:
- a CDS encoding 1,4-alpha-glucan branching protein domain-containing protein — translated: MSVKGYWALVLHAHLPYVRHPEKPEYMEERWLFEALTECYLPLTESWLRLRREEVPFQVTLSVTPSLAAMLTDSLLQERYLRYLGKMLALADQELERNRDDQDFAPLSALYKEKLEACRRLFRDEWNCRITDAWKSLAQSGHLDLWTSAATHAFLPYVSEGSWRPQIRTGIEQHKAIFGMAPHGFWLPECAYAPGVEKILAQEGIGCFVVDNGTFRRALPEPAGFYQPLQIGHQVSAFARDPETSHQVWDKKSGYPGDYDYREFYRDIGYDLPFETVAPFLDTDVPADTGFKYYRITGKGDHKEPYRRDWAMGKVNLHASNFVQNRCAQVEHLSGAMAERPIVVSPYDAELFGHWWYEGPDFLEAVLRRMASPDSPVVASTPRRYREAHGAGPAGRIAFSTWGEDGFGKVWLSVENDWVYRHLHRAEREMVALAQAFPKAEGDIRRALNQAARELMLAQSSDWPFIMYTGTTVQYATCRFEEHLQLFWSLARSLREGKVDQAALAEAKWKHPLFSDIDYLDYVRSNRSFAKTPAAQAVPFVKAEPVWMLTWEYPPRVVGGLGRAVADLSKALVARGVPVTVFTCAVPGCVDREVVDGVTVIRLPVPGAPQEAGFFDWVYRFNRALLTGVTAEAGSGLPSIIHAHDWLVGLAAREIRSKIDVPLVVTIHATEHGRQRGLWNDLQRSIHRAEAELVAAADGLIACSDYMTREVSLLFDAPWAEICTIANGVDPANVAPLPGEGKPIEAFCQSGEELIFHVGRLVTEKGSPVLVEAMPSVLRRRPQARLVIAGKGPLLETLKKRASDLGVSEKITFAGFVDDNSRNRLLTSADVAVFPSLYEPFGIVALEAMAAGTPVIVGDTGGLGEIIRHGQNGLKVPPGDAEALADAIIQVLADRDGAAAMVREALREVDERYGWDTIAEQTVALYRRATVKRLTSGAVSEAAG
- a CDS encoding M28 family metallopeptidase; protein product: MGSDLLEQLRQERSSATGGARAIGALPESPESAPSPAISRRRMFWGAFAAVTAGLAGFFGSRQLNAEKPVLVESPAVVLPERRLDLGRMRSHVALLAQPDWQGRLAGSRGALQAGEYIAQLWEKWGIEPRGEGGTYFQTFPVPSFSLTNVNGRMRLLPRAGEGGTADNLIGFIPGRDPRLRNKVVALSAHYDHLGAWDGAVYPGANDNASGVAVLLEIACAAVKTPPRCSLAFFLFSGEEGGLLGSKHYAEHPTIPLEDMIGLINLDTVGNGDERDFICWIPEEYPWLSYLDEAGKAAGVRLYPQEHGGHNSDHQPFVDKGVAAITVLSASWLEGNHTPQDGLSLIRPEKLARIAEWSWRAIYNLAETAGRRGG
- a CDS encoding ThiF family adenylyltransferase — translated: MERYIKQIRFGAFGEAGQRRLVQSTVLVAGVGALGTHLANTLARAGVGKLVLVDRDFVELSNLQRQILYDEADAAAMAPKAVAAKQKLQAINSEIQVEAIVADIHWANLPQLLDGVDLVLDGSDNFDLRYLLNDACVQAGIPWIYGGVTGAHGMAMVVRPGQGPCLRCLIPSPPPPGAAPTCDMVGILAPAIQMITAFQAVEAMKLLAGREDELAGGLFSVDLWNSRYDLIDLTAARRDDCPACSRRDFPFLAGREEMQATPLCGSNAVQITPARPAELDLEAMSERLSGAGKVEVTPYLLRFASAEGEMVLFRDGRAMIRGTQDPVKAKAVYMRFIGA
- a CDS encoding UbiX family flavin prenyltransferase is translated as MTALDWIVGITGASGSIYGLRLIEAMQDLGMGLHLVVSEAGERVLREETGKSLAEVAAGCRLHDVRDVGAAIASGSFPAAGMIVIPCSMHTVAAMALGLADNLLTRAADVTLKEGRPLIVVPRETPLHLIHLENLRRLAQAGARIVPAMPAFYHRPTTMNELVDFVVGKVLDQAGIAHQLFKRWGETE
- the mraZ gene encoding division/cell wall cluster transcriptional repressor MraZ yields the protein MFMGEYQHAIDPKGRLFMPARLRESLGEAFVATKGLDGCLFVYPKEEWKRLEEKLKALPFTRADARAFQRFFFSGAGECEVDKQGRILVPAHLREHAALEKDVVIIGAGARVEIWSRERWSKYNEKAAPSYEEVAEKLIDFDL
- the rsmH gene encoding 16S rRNA (cytosine(1402)-N(4))-methyltransferase RsmH, yielding MVFHHIPVLLHQVLEVLKPRPEGVYLDGTVGGGGHSAAILQKLSGRGRVIGLDQDPAALAAAGRKLASFGDRVTLVRSNFRHIGAVVAELGLTGKIDGILLDIGVSSHQLDEAERGFTYRMDAPLDMRMNPESALTASKLLNEAPEGEIARILRDYGEERWAKRIAQFIVKRRALQPLERTGELVDIIRAAIPAAARQEGGHPAKRTFQALRIAVNDELGALEEALPAALEALAPGGRLAVISFHSLEDRIVKSFFAEQARGCLCPPDFPVCACGNRPKVKIITKKPLVGSDEEMRANPRAQSAKLRAAEKIR
- a CDS encoding cell division protein FtsL, with the protein product MKQATAPVIDHFEDVRPATPPPEAPKVVPKVKVSGRSKRQAVIAAILVMACGLAVVSQYAAVAFEAKTVNQLRSELTKEKNALDHLRVDVNRLKSLERVEAVATSKLGMQRPKYEKVLAISAVTGSAKAGATLVATDTSQGEEKPGEDRTQTAAADPEQAPVGDNPFAAAVTRFFQRITFGML
- a CDS encoding stage V sporulation protein D, producing MFATPVQVRKRTTQVFLFFTVLVGILILRLFWVQVVNGAFYSAKAEEVRLRALPVEAKRGTIYDRNMNSLAVSVSVDSVVANPREVNGSERGREIAAELARVLELDQERVFKLITQPDVGFVWVKRKVEPDKIEQLRNSPVKLTGISYIPESKRYYEKGKLASHILGITDTDARGLEGLELYFDQDLRGLPGKLVAEYDARNREMPQAEHVFIRPVDGHSLVLTIDETVQYIVERELDKLERERKPKGATIIVMDVKTGRILGMSNRPTFDPNDRGKYPDSARRSRAISDAYEPGSTFKIITASAALEEGAVKESDRFFDPGYAIVGDRRVRCWKDGGHGAQSFTEVVQNSCNPGFIQIGMNLGLPKFYNYLRAFGFGQPTGITLNGEAAGILVPEKTAKPIDLATMSIGQANAVTPIQLITAVSAVANGGKLMKPQLVEKILDAQGSVIKTFEPEVVRQVVSKETAEKVNLILEKVVSKGTGINAYIEGHRVGGKTGTAQKIKPGGGYMEGEYVASFVGIAPANDPVIACLVVVDAPQGEPHFGGLVAAPIFKAVVADVLRHLGIQPQVLPGEVPAVAADGLKEIAVPQVTGLSEEEAEQRVMRVGLSVATEGFGVRVVNQSPQPGAKVAPQTAVILYLGDDEKAARAAPGEEVICPDVTGKGIKQAGDLLAKAGLSFEPVGSGLAKGQSVKGGRKVPVGTVVRVEFAPVDESGP
- a CDS encoding UDP-N-acetylmuramoyl-L-alanyl-D-glutamate--2,6-diaminopimelate ligase, with the protein product MELIHILADIEVCDIRLSGNSATKPLAVAAGEKLLFGQKISGLAYDSRRVQPGFLFFCVPGQKTDGHRFAADAVGRGAAALVVERYVDVDALQIRVPSTRKSMAQAARVFYGSPSSRMLMVGVTGTNGKTTTTHLVEAILVAQGRRVGLIGTNGNRLGDKAWPAQHTTPESLDLQALLAEMADEGADAVVMEVSSHALDQLRVLGVDFDLALFTNLTQDHLDYHETLERYRDAKGMLFRALTGEMKGGKGASSPGSAPEATTLQGVPKRAIINADDPNAGFFIAASAAPVITYGIEADAMIKGRDWAVTPHGLTCDVLYPGGEVRLNLQLTGRFNLSNALAAFAAGWAVGIDPEAIAAALGAVTGVAGRFERIDLGQPFSVIVDYAHTPDGLENVLVTARALARGRVITVFGCGGDRDRTKRPKMGAVVARLSDVAIVTSDNPRTEDPRRIIEDILPGLADAGDVHVEPDRSSAIALALSLAQPGDLVMIAGKGHESYQIVGARVLPFDDRQIARERLRGMGYDRR